The Methanolobus sp. WCC4 genome includes the window GAACTACGAGAAATGGAACTCATTCATTCCTGATATCAAAGGAAAACTCGAACCCGGCTCAAAACTTGATATCTTCCTGCAGCCACCTGAGATGAAAGGCATGAGGATCGACCCGGTGGTCACAAAGGTCGAACCCGTGAAGGAGTTCAGGTGGATAGGTAACCTGTGGGTCAAAGGTATCTTTGACGGAGAACATGCTTTCAGACTTGAGGATCTGGAGAACAACAGGACAAGGATGATCCAGTGTGAGAGATTCAGGGGTATACTGGCTCCTCTTATATTGTATCTTGTTGGTGAAAAGACCAGAATGGGTTTCGAAAGTATGAACACAAGCCTGAAAAAGGAATGTGAGAAAAGAAAGGTTTAAGGGCTCAAATGGTATGTGCCCTTGGTCTGATAACTCTGTTATCAGAATATTGTTCCATGCAGTGAGCTATCCATCCTGATACCCTGCCCATTGCGAATATCGAGGTTGCAAGCTCGGCAGGTACATCCAGATACTTGTACACCACTGCAGAATAGAAATCCACGTTAGGATAGATCGGCTTTCCTCTCATCTCTACGAATTCGTGGTAAAGGATATGTTCTATCTCTTCAGCCATATCGAACCATGATGTATCACCGTTCTCAATTGCAAGTCTTCTGGCAACGTCCTTGTAGATCTTTGCTCTTGGGTCATATGTCTTGTATACACGATGGCCGAATCCCATGACCTTCTCCTTTCGTTCGAGTTTCCCGAGAACGTAGTCCTTTGCATTCTCAATATTGCCGATCTCGTCCATCATGTCCATGACACCTTTCCTGGCACCGCCATGTAACGGTCCCTTGAGGGTGCAGAGTCCGCAGATCACAGCGGAGTACATGTCTGAAAGTGTGGATGCAGCAATTCTTAATGAGAATGTGGATGGGTTAAGTTCATGTTCTGCACTTAAAATGAGATCTTTTTCCATTGCCTCTGCTTCAAGCTCGGTTGGCATCCTGCCTGTGAGCATGTAAAGGAAATTTGCTCCGTGGGACAGGTCATTGTCAGGACTTATAACATCCAGGCCATGACTTCCACGGTGAAGGGCTGCAACGATCGTGGGGAACTTAGCCACAAGTCTTGCAGTCTTGTTCTGATTAGCATCTACTGTATGATGATTGTTCTCTTCATCAAAATGGGCGGTGCAGGAAATTGCGGTCCTCAGACCATCAAGTTCTTCGCTACCCAGGCTCAGATCCTTAAGGAAATCTACCAACTTGCAATTGATATGACGATTTTCTTTAAGCTTCAGGGAGTATTCGTTCAATTCGGCTTCATCAGGGAGCTTTCCGTTGATAAGCAGGTAGGAAACTGCATCATACGGCAGGTCTACAAGATCCTCTATCCTGATCCCTCTGTACATCAGGATTCCCTGGATACCATCGATAAAGGATATTTTGGTATCCAGAGCTACTACGCCTTCCAGGCCTTTTTTCATCTCTTCCATATAAAATTCCTCCGATGGGTCGAAGTACACGTTTTTTTAAAATATGTTCAATAATACCTTTTGTTTGTCCATATATATACTTTGCTGGATTTTTAACGCCATAATATAATTAGATTGTTTCAAAATATGGACAATCCTGAACAAAAACAGGAGAACGAACAGTTCATTCTCCTCTTACCTTATCTCTCAGGAACTTGTGAAGAATTCCACCGTTCATGTAATATTCAACTTCCACATCGGAGTTCAGGCGAACATCTACGGTGAAGGTCTTTTCTGTGCTTTCTTCAGTCTTTGCGGTTACTGTTACTTCCCCGAAAGGCTTGAGCTCATCGATTCCTGTGATATCGAAAGTCTCCTTTCCTGTAAGTCCGAGGCATTCAGCACATTCTCCTTCTTTGAACTGGAGCGGGAGAACACCCATACCTACAAGGTTACTGCGGTGTATCCTTTCGAATGATTCTGCAATGACAGCCTTGATTCCAAGGAGCTGGGTACCCTTTGCAGCCCAGTCACGTGAGCTTCCTGTACCGTATTCCTTTCCTGCCACAACGACAAGCGGAGTACCTTCTTCTACGTACTTCATAGCAGCGTCGTAGATAGGCATTTCCTCGTTCTCAGGCTGGTGTATGGTCCATGAACCTTCCTTGCCTCCAACGAGCTTGTTCTTGAGACGGACATTTCCGAATGTTCCTCTCATCATGACCTCATGGTTACCACGCCTGGATCCGTATGAGTTGAAGTTCTTCTCATCGACTCCCTTTGATATCAGGTACTGGCCTGCGGGGTAGCTTGATGGAATGGATCCTGCTGGTGAGATGTGGTCAGTGGTTATACTGTCAGCCACCATCACAAGAGCGCGTGCTCCTTTGATGTCTGCCAGACCGTCCACCTCAAGCGGGAAGTCCTTGAAGAAAGGTGGTTCCTGGATGTATGTTGATTCCGTGTCCCAGTCATAGAGCAGTCCCTTTGGAGCTTCAAGTTCTCTCCAGAGGTCTGTTCCCTGATAGACATTGGAGTACTGTTCCTTGAACATCTCAGGTGTTACAGCCTTGCGTATTGTCTCATCGAGCTCTTCCTTGCCTGGCCATATGTCCTTAAGGTAGACTGGCTGTCCGTTAGGGTCACAGGCGATCGGCTCGTTCATAAGGTCTATGTCGACTGTACCTGCAAGTGCATATGCCACGACGAGCATTGGTGATGCAAGGTAGTTAGCCTTTATCTGTGAGTTGATCCTTCCTTCGAAGTTCCTGTTACCACTGAGAACTGCTGCAACGGTCAGGTCCTTGTCCTCTATCTTGTTCGAGACGGCTTCATTGAGTGGACCACTGTTTCCGATACATGTGAGACATCCGTATCCTACAAGGTGGAAACCAAGTGCATCGAGATATGGCATAAGATCTGCTTCCTCAAGGTAATCTGTAACTACACGGGAACCAGGTGCCAGACTTGTCTTGACGAACGGCTTGACCTTCAGTCCCTTCTCAACGGCTTTCTTTGCAAGGAGTCCTGCACCGATCATGAGAGCTGGGCTGGATGTGTTGGTACATGATGTGATGGATGCGATAACAACAGAACCATGTGTTACTGCAACGACATCGTCAGCACATTTGATCTTTGTGATGCCTGTGTGATGTGGATGTGTGATCTCTGATACGCTGTATCCACCATCTTCGAGCCAGCGGCTGTAATCCTCGTCATCCCCATTTGGAGCCTTTCCGCTCTTTGCAGCGAACACGTCCTTCATTGTCTGGTGGAATGCCCTTGACATATCCTGAACAGGTATGCGGTCCTGAGGTCTCTTTGGTCCTGCAAGACTTGGTGTTACTGTGCTGATGTCAAGTTCAAGTGTTGATGTGAATTCGGGGTCCTCTGCTCCTTCTTCAAGGAAGAGTCCCTGTTCCTTACAGTACTGTCTGACAAGTTCGACCTGTTCTTCGCTTCTTCCTGTCATGGTCATGTACGCAAGTGTGACCTCATCGACAGGACAGAATCCCATTGTAGCACCGTATTCTGGTGCCATGTTAGCAAGTACTGCCCTTTCTGTGAGTTCAAGTGCCTTGTATCCAGGTCCGTAGAATTCCACGAACTTACCTACAACACCGTGCTGCCTGAGCATCTCTACGACAGTAAGTACGAGATCAGTGGATGATACGCCTTCCTTGAGCTCTCCTGTGAGCTTGAATCCCACAACTTCAGGGATCGGCATGTAGTATGGCTGACCGAGCATTACGGCTTCAGCCTCGATACCACCGACACCCCAGCCAAGGACACCAAGTCCGTTGATCATTGTGGTGTGTGAGTCGGTACCAACGAGTGTGTCAGGGTAAGCGACAAGTTCGCCATCCTTCTCTTTGAGATGGACCACGGATGCGAGGTACTCGAGGTTGACCTGATGGATGATACCGCTTGCAGGTGGTACTACTCTCATGTTATCGAAAGCATTCTGTGCCCAGTGGAGAAGCTCGTATCTTTCCTTGTTGCGGTGGAACTCATATTTCTCGTTGCAGTTACGTGCATATGATGTGCCGTAATAATCCACCTGTATGGAGTGATCGATAACGAGGTCTGCAGGGATCACAGGGTTGATGGTCGATGGGTCGCCACCAAGTCTCTGGGTTGCTGACCTTATAGCAGCAATATCTACAACAGCAGGCACTCCGGTGAAGTCCTGCATAAGTACCCTTGAAGGATTGAATGGTATGTCGACTGCAAGAACCCCGTTAGGACTCCAGCTTGCCAGGTTCTTCACATCTTCCTCTGTGATCACCTTTCCGTCCACGTTCCTCAACACAGCTTCAAGTAAGACCCTGATGGAGTAAGGTAATCTGGAAATGTTGGTGATTCCCAGCTCTTCGAGCTTTTTCAAGCGATAGAGGTTTACCTTCTTGTCACCGATAGTGATGGTCTGTTTGGATCCAAATGAATCCTTGAGATCGTCATTTGTCATAA containing:
- the acnA gene encoding aconitate hydratase AcnA translates to MTNDDLKDSFGSKQTITIGDKKVNLYRLKKLEELGITNISRLPYSIRVLLEAVLRNVDGKVITEEDVKNLASWSPNGVLAVDIPFNPSRVLMQDFTGVPAVVDIAAIRSATQRLGGDPSTINPVIPADLVIDHSIQVDYYGTSYARNCNEKYEFHRNKERYELLHWAQNAFDNMRVVPPASGIIHQVNLEYLASVVHLKEKDGELVAYPDTLVGTDSHTTMINGLGVLGWGVGGIEAEAVMLGQPYYMPIPEVVGFKLTGELKEGVSSTDLVLTVVEMLRQHGVVGKFVEFYGPGYKALELTERAVLANMAPEYGATMGFCPVDEVTLAYMTMTGRSEEQVELVRQYCKEQGLFLEEGAEDPEFTSTLELDISTVTPSLAGPKRPQDRIPVQDMSRAFHQTMKDVFAAKSGKAPNGDDEDYSRWLEDGGYSVSEITHPHHTGITKIKCADDVVAVTHGSVVIASITSCTNTSSPALMIGAGLLAKKAVEKGLKVKPFVKTSLAPGSRVVTDYLEEADLMPYLDALGFHLVGYGCLTCIGNSGPLNEAVSNKIEDKDLTVAAVLSGNRNFEGRINSQIKANYLASPMLVVAYALAGTVDIDLMNEPIACDPNGQPVYLKDIWPGKEELDETIRKAVTPEMFKEQYSNVYQGTDLWRELEAPKGLLYDWDTESTYIQEPPFFKDFPLEVDGLADIKGARALVMVADSITTDHISPAGSIPSSYPAGQYLISKGVDEKNFNSYGSRRGNHEVMMRGTFGNVRLKNKLVGGKEGSWTIHQPENEEMPIYDAAMKYVEEGTPLVVVAGKEYGTGSSRDWAAKGTQLLGIKAVIAESFERIHRSNLVGMGVLPLQFKEGECAECLGLTGKETFDITGIDELKPFGEVTVTAKTEESTEKTFTVDVRLNSDVEVEYYMNGGILHKFLRDKVRGE
- a CDS encoding SRPBCC domain-containing protein, coding for MNKICTDVTIEAPIDVVWDLLTDFENYEKWNSFIPDIKGKLEPGSKLDIFLQPPEMKGMRIDPVVTKVEPVKEFRWIGNLWVKGIFDGEHAFRLEDLENNRTRMIQCERFRGILAPLILYLVGEKTRMGFESMNTSLKKECEKRKV
- a CDS encoding citrate/2-methylcitrate synthase, translating into MEEMKKGLEGVVALDTKISFIDGIQGILMYRGIRIEDLVDLPYDAVSYLLINGKLPDEAELNEYSLKLKENRHINCKLVDFLKDLSLGSEELDGLRTAISCTAHFDEENNHHTVDANQNKTARLVAKFPTIVAALHRGSHGLDVISPDNDLSHGANFLYMLTGRMPTELEAEAMEKDLILSAEHELNPSTFSLRIAASTLSDMYSAVICGLCTLKGPLHGGARKGVMDMMDEIGNIENAKDYVLGKLERKEKVMGFGHRVYKTYDPRAKIYKDVARRLAIENGDTSWFDMAEEIEHILYHEFVEMRGKPIYPNVDFYSAVVYKYLDVPAELATSIFAMGRVSGWIAHCMEQYSDNRVIRPRAHTI